GGCTATGTACCACTAGCAAAATGGTGGGGATATGGTTTCCTGATATCGGTGGTGAATATTATAATCTGGCTTGGAGTAGGAGGCATCTGGTGGAAGGCTATTGGCTTGTGGTAAGGCAGAATGTCATAAAATTTGCTGATACTGAGCTAAGAAGGATTTCTCACCTAACTTGAAGTTTACAGTTTCTTCTTCACATCGGAAACTGATTTGTCTTTGATTCTTTACGTTGCAGAAATAATCTTTATAGTGGGGTGGGGTTTAGAGGgttggaaaagaagaaagatttGAGTTTgaggtggaggtggaggtgTTAGAGCAGAACTTAGATCTTTACCACAAATTTTGACAAATGGaaaatacattattattttgaatacatATTAGTAATTACAAACACAGATTTGCTGCTTGATAACATatagatcttttttttttcatagttTACCATGGTTGCTTTATGCCTATATGATTGttcatagaaaattttttggaaGAAGCCTATGCATGACATTTGTTTAATCCATGTTTTCTTAGCAAGTATCTACATTATTAATCtatattatatagtattatatattatgattttattaaattcatataagaatatttaatattaagaattttattaaattatatattttattaaattatatttaataataattattttaaattatattatatagtattatatattatgattttattaaattcatataagaatatttaatattaagaattttattaaattatatatttttattaaattatatttaataataattatgttaaattatattttatagtattatatattatgattttagaaaattcatataagaatatttagggtgcgtttggttcgctgtattggattagaggtgtattggattggaggtgtattggattagaggtgtaatagcaaatcaactgtttggttgaatgtaatggaatagaggcgtaatagtaatcttgtgtttggttgaatggaatagaggtgtaatagcataatggaaaaaactaaaatgattagaatacccttagcataaatttgttttagtaaatgattattgttattgttatttaaattttaataagatcaataataaatattttaatcatatttaaacataattattattaaatatattataattaaaatatataatttaataaaattcttaataattagcagaaatttgttttggtaaattattattgttattgttatttaaattttaataagattattaatatcaataataaataatttaatcatatttaaacataattattattaaatatattataatttgaatattttttacaCCATTAAGCGTTTTGAGTATAAGATGTTTATGGCATTTTTACTATGGGAGTGCCATGGGTTGATTAATTGTCGGGCTTATTTGAGAGGGAATCCACGCATTGGAGATGTCAGCCTCTTAGACCCAAACTTTGAACAATGGTGATCGATTCTCCTGGTTTGCACTTCAGAAAAATGTTATTGTATtgtttgaaaaatgaatttgaagGACTTCCTTAAAATAGAATGCTTCTAATTTACGTTTTAGCTAATCTAAGTATTTGGAAAATATATTCTCGAGCATTGCTTTGAATAAGAGTGATAGAAGGGAAGTAATCGGGTATCTTCATAACTTTGATCATATGATTTGCTAATATTCAGCGTTTTCTTTCAGacttagattttattatttctaataaGCATGTCTTGCGAGCTGATAATTAATCGGCCTATTGTTTAGCTGATAATTAATGTGTCCACCGGAGAAGGCAGTGAGTTGGGATGAGGTGGTATTTTCCCCGCGCAATCTCGActatattttagtataattttatttcgatttaatttgaaattaaatatcaattcatctactttaaacttgtttttaaaataatcaaaactatACTCAATTTTAATTCCGTCCAACTCTAGATGctgccatttttattttattttaatgatactATTAATTGCTTTGTAagtataattgatttttaaaaataaatttgttaatttttttagtatacTTTATTGGATAGATATTACACCTAAATCTATTtacaaattttccttttattaaaatataaaacatttgagTTTACTTTGAAAactataacttttatttaactctttaattttaatattataaaattaaaattatttaatttccaccgttattatttaaaaaactagAAAGGCATGGACTCGAATACACATAtacacattttttttaatttaagagtGAAAAGAAATTATGGTAAAAGTATGCGAAAAAGTGTAGTCTAAAGAGAACTAATGCAacacatttactaatttaaaatttccttctatttatataattgaaaaaaaaaacaatacgAAGCACAAAAGcgttaatagaaaatatttatgataaaattgGGTAAACAACGGACCAGGTACTGAAATgccacaaaaatataaatagatggATTAAAAACTTACATGAAAAGCAAAAGTAAAAGATCCTCAAAAAGAAGTACAGATGAACATCTTTCACGGCAAAGAGGATTACAAATTACAACCAAAGGTTAACCCCGCcccaaaaaaaaacactaatcACTTTTTGAAGTGGGATTGAGTGGGGAACCAAAGCTTGCTCCCAGAATCAGATCGTCGTGTCTGCATGTTTCAACTCCATTAACTGCAAAacgaaaatatatatatattgatgagCTCTCGCTGGGGAGAGACACACTCTGTACATCGTTCTAAAACCACAACATATGATCAGTTATGAATTGAGTGTTGGATACGAGTATAAAATTATACTGATATCCGATTATGAGACAGtttaaattgaagtaaaaaagtTAAGAGCAACATTCTACATCCCGAACTAGAAACATCTCGTTGAGACATTTTAACAAACGAATCAAGTCTTTTTAAGTGAAAAGAAAACCAACAAAGTGTAACAGAATGGTACTTAAAAAAAAGCCATAAGCATACGAGTGTTTGACATagacaaaggaaaaaaagaagaaaaaagcatGGTCAAGTTGCTTGGGCTTGCTAGGAGTTGACTTCATGATGAGACCGCAATATCTTGAGATTGTACAATGCATTATTTCTTGTAGAAAAGACAGTAGAGCATTAATATATAAAAGCTCAATTATTGGGATTGTGAATCAATCATTCAAACAATGTTTATGCACCCGAGTCTCGAATacgaatatatttaattttttttaaattttaatacgtGTTGGACTCAAACTAGTGGAACTTATTGCAGGTGACAATTAACTTGATACCAGAAGGTGCAGAACAATTAATCTGCTGCCGTGGCTCCACAAGTATATACAATGGCTTTCCATTTAGTCCATGTTGTCCCTGCAAAACATACACATACTAAGTTTTAACCAACATATCAAAATGTATATCGAACACGTGCTGGATATGAGTAGTTTAGGAAGAATGAAGAGTTCAGGCAACATGTGACAGGTATCATATACATTACCTTAACCTCACGCAGGCCAACAACGCATGCACATTCAACCACATGAGCCCCGGCTCGTTCTAGTAAAACATCAGTCAGAAAGCAGAGATTTCAGCCATGGAAGTTTCAAGTAGATGGTTGGGATGAACTACAGATATTACCTAGTAGGCGTATTGCAGCAGAAAGGGTACCCCCTGTAGCCACCAAATCGTCGATAACTAAGGCACGTTCCCCGGGTTGAACAGCTCCGACGTGCATCTCTAGACAATCCTTGCCGTATTCAAGTACGTATGATTCGGAGATCACCTCTCCTAGTGTCAAATACTTTTAGAAGAGCTTAAATTGATTGGTATGTACTCGGTTAACTATCTATGGCTTGGCTGACAATATGGGATGACATTCTTTAATCAAATGGTTACATAGTGCCATTGCACCCATTGACCAGAGACAAGAGTTGCAGTTTGGAAATTTATGCAGGCAGTACGTATGTTCCTAAGACCAAATTTACTAAGCATTTCCCATTT
This sequence is a window from Gossypium raimondii isolate GPD5lz chromosome 5, ASM2569854v1, whole genome shotgun sequence. Protein-coding genes within it:
- the LOC105770344 gene encoding adenine phosphoribosyltransferase 5 isoform X2; this translates as MFQDITTLLLDHKAFKDTVDIFVDRYRDMGISVVAGVEARGFMFGPSIALAIGAKFVPLRKPRKLPGEVISESYVLEYGKDCLEMHVGAVQPGERALVIDDLVATGGTLSAAIRLLERAGAHVVECACVVGLREVKGQHGLNGKPLYILVEPRQQINCSAPSVNGVETCRHDDLILGASFGSPLNPTSKSD
- the LOC105770344 gene encoding adenine phosphoribosyltransferase 5 isoform X1, which produces MFAGDQNGLQGDPRLKAISEAIRVVPHFPKPGIMFQDITTLLLDHKAFKDTVDIFVDRYRDMGISVVAGVEARGFMFGPSIALAIGAKFVPLRKPRKLPGEVISESYVLEYGKDCLEMHVGAVQPGERALVIDDLVATGGTLSAAIRLLERAGAHVVECACVVGLREVKGQHGLNGKPLYILVEPRQQINCSAPSVNGVETCRHDDLILGASFGSPLNPTSKSD